The following proteins come from a genomic window of Vallitaleaceae bacterium 9-2:
- the sppA gene encoding signal peptide peptidase SppA, whose protein sequence is MNSKRWIAIGLSIVVFFSSLVISFVGRILTQDAEKTSFWEELMKDSITETVIREGAYDERIALFNVRGVIMNMEESYFSVPQYNHQRILESLETVKNDETIKGIILRVDSPGGGVYESAQLSDKIREVKAARDIPIYVVMESMAASGGYYISAYADKIYATNETITGSIGVIMSGMNYAGLLEKMGVEDMTIKSGDMKDVGSSTREITQKDLDVLQGLVDSMYERFVDVVSEGRELDRDYVYEIADGRIYDGAQAKDNGLVDDIGYYEEALEDFEVEYGLENAQIITYDQVELDMFSQWFMKTSKIVNLGQEINVGNIELPATWKEKSGFMYMYRGY, encoded by the coding sequence ATGAATAGTAAAAGATGGATTGCGATAGGGTTATCAATAGTGGTGTTCTTTTCGTCATTGGTAATCTCATTTGTAGGACGTATATTAACTCAGGATGCTGAGAAGACGTCTTTTTGGGAAGAGCTTATGAAGGATTCAATTACAGAAACGGTCATTCGCGAAGGTGCATATGATGAACGTATTGCCCTTTTTAATGTTCGAGGTGTGATTATGAATATGGAAGAAAGCTATTTTAGCGTTCCCCAATATAATCATCAACGCATTTTAGAATCACTTGAGACAGTCAAAAATGATGAGACAATCAAAGGAATTATCTTAAGAGTAGATAGTCCAGGTGGTGGTGTATATGAGAGTGCTCAGTTAAGTGATAAAATACGTGAAGTCAAAGCGGCACGGGATATACCGATTTATGTTGTCATGGAAAGTATGGCGGCAAGTGGAGGCTATTATATATCCGCATATGCAGATAAAATTTATGCAACCAATGAAACAATCACAGGTTCGATTGGTGTTATTATGTCGGGGATGAATTATGCCGGATTATTAGAAAAAATGGGCGTTGAAGATATGACAATCAAAAGCGGTGATATGAAGGATGTCGGCTCATCAACGCGTGAAATCACACAAAAAGATTTAGATGTGTTACAAGGGCTTGTAGATAGCATGTATGAACGATTTGTTGATGTTGTATCTGAAGGTCGCGAGCTTGATAGAGATTATGTCTATGAGATTGCAGATGGAAGAATATATGATGGCGCTCAGGCAAAAGATAATGGACTTGTAGATGATATTGGCTACTACGAAGAAGCTTTAGAGGATTTTGAAGTAGAGTATGGACTAGAAAATGCTCAAATCATTACTTATGATCAGGTGGAACTTGATATGTTTAGCCAATGGTTTATGAAAACATCAAAAATTGTCAATCTAGGTCAAGAAATAAATGTTGGAAATATTGAACTTCCGGCCACATGGAAAGAAAAATCCGGATTTATGTATATGTATAGGGGGTATTAA